One Streptococcus sp. VT 162 genomic window, TAAGAAGTTGACCTTCTTTCGAGATAAGTATGAGTTTGACAATCTGGGGCTTCGTATCGAGGGCAATATCTGGGATTTGAATTTCAAATTGTTGGATGACCGCGACCAAGTGATTGCCGAGATTCGGAAAGAGATTTTCCATTTGACCTCAACTTACACCGTAACCGTCTATGAAGACTCTTATGCAGACCTAGTCATTTCCCTCTGTGTCGCGATTGACTATGTGGAAATGCTGGAAAGCCAATCAAATTAAACAAGTAATAAGGAGATATTATGAAACAACTATCTAGTGCTCAAGTTCGCCAAATGTGGCTAGATTTCTGGGCAAGCAAAGGTCACTCTGTAGAACCATCAGTCAGCTTGGTTCCTGTAAATGACCCAACTCTTTTGTGGATTAACTCTGGGGTAGCAACCCTTAAGAAATACTTTGACGGAACCATTATCCCTGAAAACCCACGTATTACCAATGCGCAAAAAGCTATCCGTACTAACGATATTGAAAACGTAGGGAAGACTGCGCGCCACCATACTATGTTTGAAATGTTGGGGAACTTCTCTATCGGGGATTACTTCCGTGACGAAGCCATCACTTGGGCTTACGAGCTTTTGACAAGCCCAGAATGGTTTGATTTCCCAGCTGAAAAACTTTATATGACCTACTATCCTGAAGATAAGGATTCTTACAACCGCTGGATTGAAGTAGGAGTGGACCCAAGCCACTTGATCCCAATCGAGGATAATTTCTGGGAAATCGGTGCGGGACCTTCTG contains:
- a CDS encoding UDP-N-acetylenolpyruvoylglucosamine reductase is translated as MKTFLVKQKFRLGGERFDIKDDRGVVNYQVEGSFFQIPKTFTIYDAYGEQVSEISKEFFTLLPRFTIQLRNGSNFVIRKKLTFFRDKYEFDNLGLRIEGNIWDLNFKLLDDRDQVIAEIRKEIFHLTSTYTVTVYEDSYADLVISLCVAIDYVEMLESQSN